A stretch of the Ascaphus truei isolate aAscTru1 chromosome 4, aAscTru1.hap1, whole genome shotgun sequence genome encodes the following:
- the ALKAL2 gene encoding ALK and LTK ligand 2, protein MSDLRCPVLLFLVLLMLSAGYCKERTESRDLSEKNIMNFIMKIIKNLKKYNLNEGNGVQYVAKQEDYSLEEKENHNYGLYQDEQRVEIVPRDLRMKEKFLKHLTGPLYFSAKCNKHFHRLYHTTRDCTIPAYYKRCARLLTRLAVSPMCMEG, encoded by the exons ATGAGTGATCTCAGGTGCCCTGTGCTGTTGTTTTTGGTGCTTTTGATGTTATCAGCTGGATACTGCAAAGAGAGGACTGAATCCAGAGATCTCAGTGAGAAAAACATTATGAATTTCATTATGAAAATCATTAAAAACTTAAAAAAGTATAACTTGAATGAAGGAAATGGAGTGCAGTATGTCGCTAAGCAAGAAGATTATAGTTTGGAAGAAAAGGAGAACCACAATTATGGATTGTATCAAGATGAGCAGAGAGTGG AAATTGTTCCCAGAGATCTTAGGATGAAAGAAAAGTTTTTAAAACATTTAACAG GTCCTCTTTATTTTAGTGCAAAATGCAATAAACACTTTCACAGACTTTACCACACTACAAGAGACTGCACCATTCCTGCAT ATTATAAACGATGTGCCAGACTTCTTACTAGATTGGCAGTAAGTCCCATGTGCAtggaaggataa